Proteins found in one Triticum aestivum cultivar Chinese Spring chromosome 4D, IWGSC CS RefSeq v2.1, whole genome shotgun sequence genomic segment:
- the LOC123097829 gene encoding uric acid degradation bifunctional protein TTL isoform X4 has product MATLRPLTVEDVLRVNGSRRFAAALAATSPFDSLTNALIAARRIWLNEVDVTGWLEAFAAHPPIGTTSSSVSKWSKEEQSAALSTATDSTAQELSEWNAKYREKFGFVFMICASGRTAPEVLAELKRRYANRPIVELEAAAEEELKITELRLAKLFSAETAAPPTSGSSNRTRPPITTHVLDTALGSPAAGIEVHLEMWKDATSPPSFDNKEFKGWTTLGTSITNNDGRSGQLMDNVDNVAPGFYRISFNTSKYAPSGFFPYVSIIFEIKRSQTTEHFHVPLLHSPFSFTTYRGS; this is encoded by the exons ATGGCGACATTGAGGCCGCTGACTGTGGAGGATGTGCTGCGTGTGAACGGCAGCCGCCGCTTTGCCGCCGCACTGGCCGCTACCTCCCCCTTCGATTCTCTCACCAACGCACTTATTGCCGCCCGCCGCATCTGGCTCAACGAG GTGGACGTGACTGGATGGCTGGAGGCCTTCGCCGCCCACCCGCCCAtcggaacgacctcctcctccgtcTCCAA GTGGAGCAAGGAAGAGCAATCAGCTGCGCTTTCCACAGCCACTGATTCGACCGCTCAG GAGTTGTCCGAGTGGAATGCCAAATACAGGGAGAAGTTTGGGTTTGTGTTCATGATATGCGCGTCTGGGAGGACTGCCCCTGAGGTTTTAGCTGAGCTTAAG AGGCGTTATGCAAATAGGCCAATTGTTGAGCTTGAGGCTGCGGCAGAGGAAGAACTGAAGATAACTGAGCTGCGTCTTGCAAAGCTTTTCTCGGCAGAAACTGCTGCTCCCCCTACTTCAG GTAGCTCCAACCGGACACGCCCTCCTATCACAACCCATGTGCTGGACACGGCTCTTGGATCGCCAGCAGCTGGAATTGAAGTTCACCTGGAGATGTGGAAGGACGCTACAAGTCCCCCGTCATTTGACAACAAAGAATTCAAGGGATGGACAACCCTAGGCACTTCGATAACAAACAATGATGGACGCAGCGGTCAGCTGATGGACAACGTTGACAATGTCGCTCCTGGTTTCTACCGCATAAGTTTCAATACCTCCAAGTATGCACCGTCAGGGTTCTTCCCTTACGTAAGCATCATATTTGAGATAAAAAGAAGCCAGACGACCGAGCATTTCCATGTCCCTCTCTTGCATTCTCCTTTTTCTTTTACCACTTACCGTGGCAGCTAA
- the LOC123097829 gene encoding uric acid degradation bifunctional protein TTL isoform X2, whose protein sequence is MATLRPLTVEDVLRVNGSRRFAAALAATSPFDSLTNALIAARRIWLNEVDVTGWLEAFAAHPPIGTTSSSVSKWSKEEQSAALSTATDSTAQELSEWNAKYREKFGFVFMICASGRTAPEVLAELKRRYANRPIVELEAAAEEELKITELRLAKLFSAETAAPPTSDRMRIIGAHLGALSQHSANKAPEITGSSNRTRPPITTHVLDTALGSPAAGIEVHLEMWKDATSPPSFDNKEFKGWTTLGTSITNNDGRSGQLMDNVDNVAPGFYRISFNTSKYAPSGFFPYVSIIFEIKRSQTTEHFHVPLLHSPFSFTTYRGS, encoded by the exons ATGGCGACATTGAGGCCGCTGACTGTGGAGGATGTGCTGCGTGTGAACGGCAGCCGCCGCTTTGCCGCCGCACTGGCCGCTACCTCCCCCTTCGATTCTCTCACCAACGCACTTATTGCCGCCCGCCGCATCTGGCTCAACGAG GTGGACGTGACTGGATGGCTGGAGGCCTTCGCCGCCCACCCGCCCAtcggaacgacctcctcctccgtcTCCAA GTGGAGCAAGGAAGAGCAATCAGCTGCGCTTTCCACAGCCACTGATTCGACCGCTCAG GAGTTGTCCGAGTGGAATGCCAAATACAGGGAGAAGTTTGGGTTTGTGTTCATGATATGCGCGTCTGGGAGGACTGCCCCTGAGGTTTTAGCTGAGCTTAAG AGGCGTTATGCAAATAGGCCAATTGTTGAGCTTGAGGCTGCGGCAGAGGAAGAACTGAAGATAACTGAGCTGCGTCTTGCAAAGCTTTTCTCGGCAGAAACTGCTGCTCCCCCTACTTCAG ATCGGATGCGGATTATTGGTGCACACCTTGGAGCTCTTTCCCAGCATTCTGCCAATAAAGCTCCTGAAATTACAGGTAGCTCCAACCGGACACGCCCTCCTATCACAACCCATGTGCTGGACACGGCTCTTGGATCGCCAGCAGCTGGAATTGAAGTTCACCTGGAGATGTGGAAGGACGCTACAAGTCCCCCGTCATTTGACAACAAAGAATTCAAGGGATGGACAACCCTAGGCACTTCGATAACAAACAATGATGGACGCAGCGGTCAGCTGATGGACAACGTTGACAATGTCGCTCCTGGTTTCTACCGCATAAGTTTCAATACCTCCAAGTATGCACCGTCAGGGTTCTTCCCTTACGTAAGCATCATATTTGAGATAAAAAGAAGCCAGACGACCGAGCATTTCCATGTCCCTCTCTTGCATTCTCCTTTTTCTTTTACCACTTACCGTGGCAGCTAA
- the LOC123097829 gene encoding uric acid degradation bifunctional protein TTL isoform X1 → MATLRPLTVEDVLRVNGSRRFAAALAATSPFDSLTNALIAARRIWLNEVDVTGWLEAFAAHPPIGTTSSSVSKWSKEEQSAALSTATDSTAQELSEWNAKYREKFGFVFMICASGRTAPEVLAELKRRYANRPIVELEAAAEEELKITELRLAKLFSAETAAPPTSGENHISQPDKAADRMRIIGAHLGALSQHSANKAPEITGSSNRTRPPITTHVLDTALGSPAAGIEVHLEMWKDATSPPSFDNKEFKGWTTLGTSITNNDGRSGQLMDNVDNVAPGFYRISFNTSKYAPSGFFPYVSIIFEIKRSQTTEHFHVPLLHSPFSFTTYRGS, encoded by the exons ATGGCGACATTGAGGCCGCTGACTGTGGAGGATGTGCTGCGTGTGAACGGCAGCCGCCGCTTTGCCGCCGCACTGGCCGCTACCTCCCCCTTCGATTCTCTCACCAACGCACTTATTGCCGCCCGCCGCATCTGGCTCAACGAG GTGGACGTGACTGGATGGCTGGAGGCCTTCGCCGCCCACCCGCCCAtcggaacgacctcctcctccgtcTCCAA GTGGAGCAAGGAAGAGCAATCAGCTGCGCTTTCCACAGCCACTGATTCGACCGCTCAG GAGTTGTCCGAGTGGAATGCCAAATACAGGGAGAAGTTTGGGTTTGTGTTCATGATATGCGCGTCTGGGAGGACTGCCCCTGAGGTTTTAGCTGAGCTTAAG AGGCGTTATGCAAATAGGCCAATTGTTGAGCTTGAGGCTGCGGCAGAGGAAGAACTGAAGATAACTGAGCTGCGTCTTGCAAAGCTTTTCTCGGCAGAAACTGCTGCTCCCCCTACTTCAGGTGAAAATCATATTAGCCAACCGGATAAAGCAGCAG ATCGGATGCGGATTATTGGTGCACACCTTGGAGCTCTTTCCCAGCATTCTGCCAATAAAGCTCCTGAAATTACAGGTAGCTCCAACCGGACACGCCCTCCTATCACAACCCATGTGCTGGACACGGCTCTTGGATCGCCAGCAGCTGGAATTGAAGTTCACCTGGAGATGTGGAAGGACGCTACAAGTCCCCCGTCATTTGACAACAAAGAATTCAAGGGATGGACAACCCTAGGCACTTCGATAACAAACAATGATGGACGCAGCGGTCAGCTGATGGACAACGTTGACAATGTCGCTCCTGGTTTCTACCGCATAAGTTTCAATACCTCCAAGTATGCACCGTCAGGGTTCTTCCCTTACGTAAGCATCATATTTGAGATAAAAAGAAGCCAGACGACCGAGCATTTCCATGTCCCTCTCTTGCATTCTCCTTTTTCTTTTACCACTTACCGTGGCAGCTAA
- the LOC123097829 gene encoding uric acid degradation bifunctional protein TTL isoform X3: MATLRPLTVEDVLRVNGSRRFAAALAATSPFDSLTNALIAARRIWLNEVDVTGWLEAFAAHPPIGTTSSSVSKWSKEEQSAALSTATDSTAQELSEWNAKYREKFGFVFMICASGRTAPEVLAELKRRYANRPIVELEAAAEEELKITELRLAKLFSAETAAPPTSGENHISQPDKAAGSSNRTRPPITTHVLDTALGSPAAGIEVHLEMWKDATSPPSFDNKEFKGWTTLGTSITNNDGRSGQLMDNVDNVAPGFYRISFNTSKYAPSGFFPYVSIIFEIKRSQTTEHFHVPLLHSPFSFTTYRGS; this comes from the exons ATGGCGACATTGAGGCCGCTGACTGTGGAGGATGTGCTGCGTGTGAACGGCAGCCGCCGCTTTGCCGCCGCACTGGCCGCTACCTCCCCCTTCGATTCTCTCACCAACGCACTTATTGCCGCCCGCCGCATCTGGCTCAACGAG GTGGACGTGACTGGATGGCTGGAGGCCTTCGCCGCCCACCCGCCCAtcggaacgacctcctcctccgtcTCCAA GTGGAGCAAGGAAGAGCAATCAGCTGCGCTTTCCACAGCCACTGATTCGACCGCTCAG GAGTTGTCCGAGTGGAATGCCAAATACAGGGAGAAGTTTGGGTTTGTGTTCATGATATGCGCGTCTGGGAGGACTGCCCCTGAGGTTTTAGCTGAGCTTAAG AGGCGTTATGCAAATAGGCCAATTGTTGAGCTTGAGGCTGCGGCAGAGGAAGAACTGAAGATAACTGAGCTGCGTCTTGCAAAGCTTTTCTCGGCAGAAACTGCTGCTCCCCCTACTTCAGGTGAAAATCATATTAGCCAACCGGATAAAGCAGCAG GTAGCTCCAACCGGACACGCCCTCCTATCACAACCCATGTGCTGGACACGGCTCTTGGATCGCCAGCAGCTGGAATTGAAGTTCACCTGGAGATGTGGAAGGACGCTACAAGTCCCCCGTCATTTGACAACAAAGAATTCAAGGGATGGACAACCCTAGGCACTTCGATAACAAACAATGATGGACGCAGCGGTCAGCTGATGGACAACGTTGACAATGTCGCTCCTGGTTTCTACCGCATAAGTTTCAATACCTCCAAGTATGCACCGTCAGGGTTCTTCCCTTACGTAAGCATCATATTTGAGATAAAAAGAAGCCAGACGACCGAGCATTTCCATGTCCCTCTCTTGCATTCTCCTTTTTCTTTTACCACTTACCGTGGCAGCTAA